One genomic region from Conexibacter woesei DSM 14684 encodes:
- the rpsD gene encoding 30S ribosomal protein S4, whose protein sequence is MGRYTGPVEKLSRREGVDLCLKGERRLNGKSALERRGPQPPGQHGNARRRRESVYAEQLREKQKAKRYYGVREKQFRRYVAAATKKREGVVGEQLLQLLEQRLDNVVYRLGLASTRPQARQFVGHGHVLVNGQRCDIASRQVKPGDVVMVAPEAAIRPVSTVATEQMGRVGAWLEADFDSLAGKVLRLPVRNEIDAPVAEQLIVEFYSRV, encoded by the coding sequence GTGGGGCGTTACACCGGCCCGGTCGAGAAGCTCTCGCGACGCGAGGGCGTCGACCTTTGCCTGAAGGGCGAGCGACGACTGAATGGCAAGAGCGCCCTGGAGCGGCGTGGACCGCAGCCTCCCGGCCAGCACGGGAACGCCCGGCGCCGCAGAGAGTCCGTCTACGCGGAGCAGCTGCGCGAGAAGCAGAAGGCGAAGCGCTACTACGGCGTGCGCGAGAAGCAGTTCCGCCGCTACGTCGCCGCGGCCACGAAGAAGCGCGAGGGCGTCGTCGGCGAGCAGCTGCTGCAGCTGCTTGAGCAGCGTCTCGACAACGTCGTCTACCGCCTCGGCCTCGCGTCGACCCGTCCGCAGGCGCGCCAGTTCGTCGGTCACGGTCATGTGCTGGTCAACGGCCAGCGCTGCGACATCGCGTCGCGTCAGGTCAAGCCGGGCGACGTCGTGATGGTCGCGCCGGAAGCCGCGATCCGTCCCGTCTCGACGGTTGCGACCGAGCAGATGGGCCGCGTCGGCGCATGGCTCGAGGCTGACTTCGACTCGCTCGCCGGCAAGGTCCTGCGCCTCCCGGTCCGCAACGAGATCGACGCGCCGGTCGCCGAGCAGCTGATAGTCGAGTTCTACAGCCGGGTCTGA
- a CDS encoding RNA-binding S4 domain-containing protein, with product MTAPVREIPIRGEMIRLGQLLKLADLVEVGADAKILLEDGLVTVNGETEQRRGRQLHRGDVVAVEDETVRIV from the coding sequence ATGACCGCTCCGGTGCGAGAGATCCCGATCCGCGGCGAGATGATCCGGCTCGGCCAGCTGCTCAAGCTGGCCGACCTCGTCGAGGTCGGCGCCGACGCCAAGATCCTGCTCGAGGACGGGCTCGTCACGGTCAACGGCGAGACCGAGCAGCGCCGCGGACGTCAGCTGCATCGCGGCGACGTCGTCGCGGTCGAGGACGAGACGGTTCGCATCGTCTGA
- a CDS encoding winged helix-turn-helix transcriptional regulator produces MTELLLPRLKQEIEARLAELRPLVEEIEQLEAAKAALLARSELPRPPAAARPAPQRRPARNGGGSAAPARRRRARATAGTAAATPPADGDRAPRGANRDAILKLVEERPGVSVAEIASVTKIAKPTVATTVSKLKREGVLADEAGGVKLASRQPLTISGPAAGAPRKESASDAEWDEAAPAGGDASAGDAAA; encoded by the coding sequence ATGACCGAGTTGCTGCTGCCCCGCCTGAAGCAGGAGATAGAGGCACGGCTGGCGGAGCTGCGGCCGCTCGTGGAGGAGATCGAGCAGCTGGAGGCGGCGAAGGCGGCGCTGCTGGCGCGCTCGGAGTTGCCGCGGCCGCCGGCGGCCGCGAGGCCCGCGCCGCAGCGCAGACCGGCGCGCAACGGCGGCGGCAGCGCCGCGCCCGCGCGCAGACGGCGCGCGAGAGCGACTGCCGGCACGGCCGCCGCGACGCCGCCGGCCGACGGCGACCGCGCTCCTCGCGGCGCCAACCGCGACGCGATCCTGAAGCTCGTCGAGGAGCGCCCCGGCGTCTCCGTCGCCGAGATCGCGTCGGTCACGAAGATCGCCAAGCCGACCGTCGCGACGACCGTCTCGAAGCTGAAGCGCGAGGGTGTGCTCGCCGACGAGGCCGGCGGCGTCAAGCTCGCCTCGCGTCAGCCGCTGACGATCTCGGGCCCGGCCGCGGGCGCGCCGCGCAAGGAGAGCGCGAGCGACGCGGAGTGGGACGAGGCCGCGCCCGCCGGGGGCGACGCGTCCGCCGGCGACGCCGCGGCCTAG